A genome region from Tolypothrix sp. PCC 7712 includes the following:
- a CDS encoding 4a-hydroxytetrahydrobiopterin dehydratase, producing the protein MAQLLTQTEIQEKVSGLLGWTVEGAKLKTTRTFKDFIQAIEFVNKLVEPSESAGHHPDIEISYNKVKIQLTTHDSGGLTPKDFHLAEVISQIN; encoded by the coding sequence ATGGCGCAGCTACTCACTCAGACGGAAATTCAAGAAAAAGTAAGTGGGCTTTTAGGCTGGACTGTTGAAGGAGCTAAATTAAAGACTACGCGCACTTTTAAAGATTTTATTCAAGCAATTGAGTTTGTTAACAAATTAGTGGAACCTTCTGAGTCCGCAGGACATCATCCTGATATAGAGATTTCCTATAACAAGGTGAAAATCCAATTAACCACACATGACTCAGGTGGTTTAACACCGAAAGATTTTCATCTAGCAGAGGTAATTTCCCAAATTAACTGA
- a CDS encoding iron uptake porin has translation MSHILWKSLVVSPAVLGATLLVSASAMAAPNTTTEVSAADKQAAVEIAPKAAEIIAQAAPTSDDTKVLDQVNRYSKEGSSNSQAQVTSVSQFSDVQPTDWAFQALQSLVERYGCIAGYPNGTYRGNRALTRYEFAAGLNACLDRVNELIATATADLVTKQDLATLQRLQEEFSAELATLRGRVDSLEARTAELEANQFSTTTKLVGEAIFAVSDAFGGRTGDANNTVFQDRVRLSLETSFTGRDKLTTRLAAGNASAFSLRDQANTILNTPLNGTREGTQTYQVGSTGNNGVRIDRLTYEAPIGPAQVYLAASGGRHDHYAAVNNPYFHDGDDGGNGALTTFASESPIYRIGGGAGIAVNLPFSSGGSIFKPSSLTLGYLASDANNPGNNTGLFNGSYAALGQLNFAVGDRLALAATYVHGYHAAGTALFDSGAGLNGNNGLTGGVVGTGQANYLGNTLVQTAANSNSYGVSAAFRPSNNLSVSGFVTYHDVNGVGAGDDFEAWSYGGGIALPDFGKKGNVLGIFAGAEPYARNRVTPGGYSGGNAPIHVEGFYKYRVSDNISVTPGVIWLRAPGQNNAEENAFIGTLRTTFTF, from the coding sequence ATGTCTCATATATTATGGAAATCCCTGGTCGTCAGTCCAGCAGTTTTAGGAGCAACGCTGCTAGTTTCAGCATCAGCAATGGCAGCTCCCAATACTACAACAGAAGTATCTGCAGCTGATAAACAAGCAGCAGTTGAAATCGCTCCCAAGGCAGCAGAAATCATCGCGCAAGCAGCGCCCACCAGCGACGATACCAAAGTTTTAGATCAAGTTAACCGCTACAGCAAAGAAGGTAGCAGTAACTCTCAAGCTCAAGTGACATCGGTTTCACAATTCTCCGATGTGCAACCAACCGACTGGGCTTTCCAAGCATTGCAATCATTGGTTGAGCGCTATGGTTGTATCGCAGGTTATCCAAATGGTACTTATCGCGGTAACCGTGCTTTAACCCGTTATGAATTTGCTGCTGGTTTGAATGCTTGTTTAGACCGCGTTAACGAATTGATTGCCACAGCAACAGCTGATTTGGTAACCAAGCAAGATTTAGCAACCTTACAAAGGTTACAAGAAGAATTTTCTGCAGAACTAGCAACCCTACGCGGTCGCGTTGATTCTTTAGAAGCACGTACTGCTGAATTGGAAGCCAATCAGTTCTCCACTACCACCAAGCTAGTCGGTGAAGCTATTTTTGCTGTGAGCGATGCTTTTGGTGGCAGAACTGGAGATGCTAACAATACTGTATTCCAAGACAGAGTTCGTTTATCATTGGAAACCAGCTTCACTGGTAGAGACAAGTTAACCACCCGTCTAGCTGCTGGTAACGCTTCCGCTTTCTCCTTGAGAGACCAAGCTAATACTATTCTGAATACCCCACTGAATGGTACCAGAGAAGGAACTCAAACCTATCAAGTTGGTAGCACCGGTAATAATGGTGTCAGAATTGATAGATTAACCTACGAAGCTCCCATAGGCCCAGCCCAAGTTTATCTTGCTGCTAGTGGCGGTCGTCATGACCACTATGCTGCTGTTAACAATCCTTATTTCCATGATGGAGATGACGGTGGTAATGGAGCTTTAACTACCTTTGCTTCTGAAAGCCCCATCTATCGGATTGGTGGTGGTGCTGGTATCGCTGTCAATCTGCCTTTTAGCAGTGGTGGTAGTATCTTTAAACCCAGCTCCTTGACCTTAGGTTACTTAGCTTCAGATGCCAATAACCCTGGTAACAATACAGGTTTATTCAATGGTAGTTATGCAGCCTTAGGACAGTTGAACTTTGCAGTTGGCGATCGCTTGGCATTGGCTGCTACCTATGTCCACGGTTATCATGCTGCTGGTACTGCACTGTTTGATTCTGGTGCTGGTCTGAATGGCAACAATGGTCTAACAGGTGGTGTTGTTGGTACTGGTCAAGCCAACTATCTCGGCAACACACTTGTACAAACCGCAGCTAACAGTAACTCTTATGGCGTTTCTGCAGCATTTAGACCCAGTAACAACTTGTCGGTGAGCGGCTTCGTTACTTACCACGATGTTAATGGCGTAGGTGCTGGAGATGACTTTGAGGCTTGGAGCTATGGTGGTGGTATAGCTCTACCTGACTTTGGTAAGAAAGGTAACGTGTTGGGTATTTTCGCAGGTGCTGAACCTTATGCACGTAATCGTGTAACACCTGGTGGATACAGTGGTGGTAATGCACCAATCCACGTTGAAGGTTTCTACAAATATCGCGTGTCTGATAATATCTCCGTTACACCTGGTGTTATCTGGTTGAGAGCTCCTGGACAAAACAATGCCGAAGAAAATGCATTCATCGGTACACTCAGAACCACCTTTACTTTCTAG
- a CDS encoding RrF2 family transcriptional regulator, with translation MEISCKSEYAILALLEMATHYQSAEPMQIRQIAAQQNIPDRYLEQLLATLRRGGIIKSQRGSKGGYLLAREPRRISIFEVLECLEGLDVRTDQEDIKPRTVDSFVVEEIWQEACQAANSVFQNYTLQDLCEKRDSRRQLDIMYYI, from the coding sequence GTGGAAATATCTTGTAAGTCTGAATACGCAATTCTTGCCTTATTAGAAATGGCAACTCATTATCAAAGTGCTGAACCGATGCAAATTCGACAGATTGCAGCACAACAAAACATACCCGATCGCTATCTGGAACAGTTGTTAGCAACCTTAAGACGTGGAGGTATAATTAAAAGCCAGCGAGGGTCTAAAGGTGGCTATCTCTTAGCAAGAGAACCAAGGAGAATTAGCATCTTTGAGGTTTTAGAATGTTTAGAAGGGTTAGATGTGCGAACCGATCAAGAAGACATCAAGCCTAGAACAGTAGACAGTTTTGTTGTGGAAGAAATCTGGCAAGAAGCTTGTCAGGCGGCAAACTCAGTGTTTCAAAACTACACGCTTCAGGATCTTTGTGAAAAAAGAGATTCTCGGCGGCAGTTGGACATCATGTACTACATTTAG
- the cysK gene encoding cysteine synthase A, which produces MRIATNITELVGRTPLVQLNRIPQAEGCVARIIVKLESMNPSASVKDRIGVSMIIAAEKEGLINPQKTVLVEPTSGNTGIALAMAAAAKGYRLILTMPDTMSGERRAMLRAYGAELELTPGIEGMSGAIRRAQEIVNKTPHAYMLQQFRNPANAKIHQETTAAEIWEDTDGKVDMIVAGVGTGGTITGVAEIIKARKPSFQAIAVEPSNSPVLSGGKPGAHKIQGIGAGFIPQVLKLELIDEVITVTDEEAIAYGRRLAREEGLLSGISSGAALCAAVRVAQRPENEGRLIVVIQPSFGERYLTTPLFQDLEDRVAASIS; this is translated from the coding sequence ATGCGAATTGCTACTAACATAACAGAACTCGTCGGCCGTACACCTTTAGTGCAGTTGAATCGTATTCCCCAAGCAGAAGGTTGCGTGGCAAGAATTATAGTGAAATTAGAAAGTATGAACCCATCGGCATCAGTAAAAGACCGGATTGGGGTAAGTATGATTATTGCTGCCGAAAAGGAAGGGCTGATTAATCCACAAAAAACAGTATTGGTAGAACCAACTTCTGGGAATACAGGTATCGCTTTAGCAATGGCTGCTGCGGCTAAGGGTTATCGGTTAATTCTGACAATGCCTGATACTATGAGTGGCGAAAGACGGGCAATGTTGCGGGCCTATGGGGCAGAATTAGAACTGACACCAGGAATTGAAGGCATGAGTGGGGCAATTCGCCGGGCGCAGGAAATAGTGAATAAAACACCCCATGCCTATATGTTGCAGCAATTCCGCAATCCTGCAAATGCGAAAATCCACCAAGAAACTACCGCAGCAGAAATCTGGGAAGATACTGACGGAAAGGTAGATATGATTGTCGCTGGAGTAGGCACAGGTGGTACGATCACAGGTGTAGCAGAAATCATCAAAGCACGCAAACCCAGTTTTCAAGCGATCGCAGTTGAACCAAGTAATAGCCCAGTATTATCCGGTGGCAAACCAGGGGCACATAAAATTCAAGGAATTGGTGCTGGTTTTATTCCCCAAGTACTGAAGCTAGAATTGATTGATGAAGTGATTACAGTCACCGATGAAGAAGCGATCGCCTATGGTCGGCGTTTAGCTAGAGAAGAAGGCTTACTCTCTGGCATTTCCAGTGGTGCAGCCTTATGTGCTGCAGTTCGCGTTGCCCAAAGACCAGAAAACGAAGGGCGTTTAATTGTAGTCATTCAGCCAAGTTTTGGAGAAAGGTACTTAACGACACCATTGTTTCAAGATTTGGAGGACAGAGTAGCAGCTAGCATCAGCTAG
- a CDS encoding J domain-containing protein, which translates to MADSNHYEILKVSPNASQAEIKQAYRRLVKLFHPDSNQKTADNEQIIRINAAYEVLGDRQTRLNYDEQLKNSAQKLNSRQQRTASAQKHYQATRKTGKDADEQVEEWLRLVYQPVKRILAYILNSLEEQIDELAADPFDDELLEEFQEYLDSCRQDFKQAQTTFRSLPNPPSLARTAAHLYYSLNQVGDGLEELAYFPMNYDDRYLHTGQEMFRIARKLFYEVQASVKQYT; encoded by the coding sequence ATGGCCGATTCTAACCACTACGAAATTCTCAAAGTTAGTCCCAATGCTAGCCAGGCGGAGATTAAGCAAGCTTATCGCCGCCTGGTAAAACTATTTCATCCTGATAGCAATCAGAAAACAGCAGATAATGAGCAAATTATCCGCATTAATGCGGCTTATGAAGTTTTAGGCGATCGCCAAACCCGCTTAAACTACGACGAACAACTCAAAAATAGTGCCCAGAAATTAAATAGCCGCCAACAGCGGACAGCATCAGCACAGAAGCATTACCAAGCCACAAGAAAAACCGGAAAAGATGCTGATGAGCAAGTTGAAGAATGGTTGCGCCTAGTTTATCAACCAGTTAAACGTATACTTGCTTACATACTCAATTCTCTAGAAGAGCAAATTGATGAATTAGCGGCAGATCCCTTTGATGACGAATTATTAGAAGAATTTCAAGAGTATTTAGACAGTTGTCGCCAGGATTTCAAGCAAGCACAAACTACCTTTCGTTCTCTACCCAATCCTCCCAGTTTAGCCAGAACTGCGGCCCATCTCTATTACAGTCTCAATCAAGTTGGTGATGGTTTAGAAGAGTTGGCATATTTTCCTATGAACTATGACGATCGCTACTTGCACACAGGACAAGAGATGTTTCGCATAGCGAGGAAATTATTTTACGAAGTGCAAGCTTCTGTGAAGCAATATACGTAA
- a CDS encoding 6-carboxytetrahydropterin synthase — protein MQCIVNRRAQFSASHRYWLPELSEAENTQQFGACSRFPGHGHNYVLFISLIGELDEYGMVLNLSDVKQVIKREVTSQLDFSYLNDVWPDFQQTLPTTENIARVIWQRLAPHLPLVRVQLFEHPELWADYMGNSMEAYLTISTHFSAAHRLAHPNLSNEENAEIYGKCARTHGHGHNYHLEVTVKGEIDQRTGMIVDLGALNQVIEDYVVEPFDHTFLNKDIPYFGEVVPTAENIALYISNLLRSPVQKLGAKLHKVKLIESPNNSCEIYCTDAESTSVSANANQPMLARV, from the coding sequence ATGCAATGTATCGTAAATCGCCGCGCTCAGTTTTCGGCAAGTCATCGCTATTGGTTGCCCGAACTGAGTGAAGCTGAGAACACTCAGCAATTTGGTGCTTGCTCTAGATTTCCAGGACACGGGCATAACTATGTCTTATTTATTTCCCTGATTGGGGAATTAGATGAATATGGCATGGTATTGAACTTGTCTGATGTGAAACAAGTAATCAAGCGGGAAGTTACCAGCCAACTGGACTTTTCCTATCTCAATGATGTGTGGCCAGATTTTCAACAAACTCTACCCACAACTGAGAATATTGCACGGGTTATCTGGCAGAGGCTAGCACCCCACTTGCCTTTAGTCCGCGTACAGTTATTTGAACATCCTGAACTTTGGGCAGATTATATGGGAAACTCAATGGAAGCCTACCTCACTATTAGCACTCACTTTAGCGCCGCCCATCGGCTAGCTCACCCTAATTTAAGTAACGAAGAAAATGCAGAGATTTATGGTAAGTGTGCGCGTACCCACGGACATGGGCATAACTACCATTTAGAAGTCACCGTGAAAGGGGAAATCGATCAACGCACGGGTATGATTGTCGATTTAGGTGCGTTGAATCAGGTGATAGAAGATTATGTGGTAGAACCATTCGATCACACCTTTTTAAATAAAGATATTCCCTACTTTGGTGAAGTTGTACCAACTGCTGAGAACATCGCACTTTACATTAGTAATTTATTGCGATCGCCTGTGCAAAAATTAGGAGCCAAGCTGCACAAAGTGAAGCTGATTGAAAGCCCAAATAACTCTTGTGAAATTTACTGTACTGATGCGGAATCTACTTCTGTGAGTGCAAATGCAAATCAGCCTATGTTAGCGCGGGTTTAA
- a CDS encoding PrsW family glutamic-type intramembrane protease translates to MADFLLVLWAVIPPLLLLSYYYCRISTPPPLLKLLLLFILGGISGFVALGLEIVFETVANWVIDWRQMNYSLPGIAFRQLVEIGPIEEGCKLVAVIAPSHYLQRRYRLRPSTVFVFTIAVAFGFTAQENCVYLFNNTASILNRIIGTPVHALFSAPWGYALAMHFSHNRNLLFLAWLNSVVCHAIVNVLSNTGRYSWPLLILNYGLFPFLLWMFWRMEQLLRRVEGKRPINLISGRTSQHRYWQRGLVIFALMLGGNAIFALFLLAQKLSPLSWSQLFYPDILWYTVTRFAINLIFATIAWLIYIYLRRSAQRRYF, encoded by the coding sequence GTGGCTGATTTTTTACTTGTCTTGTGGGCAGTCATTCCACCATTACTGCTACTTTCTTACTACTATTGCCGTATTTCCACGCCCCCACCACTGTTAAAGTTGCTGCTGTTATTTATCTTGGGGGGAATCTCTGGTTTTGTTGCCCTCGGCTTAGAAATAGTTTTTGAAACTGTAGCCAACTGGGTTATTGACTGGCGACAAATGAACTACTCGCTTCCTGGTATTGCTTTCCGGCAACTTGTGGAAATAGGGCCGATTGAAGAAGGTTGTAAGTTGGTAGCAGTGATTGCCCCAAGCCACTATCTGCAACGCAGGTATCGATTGCGCCCTAGTACAGTGTTTGTTTTCACCATAGCTGTTGCTTTCGGATTTACTGCTCAAGAAAACTGTGTTTATCTATTCAATAACACAGCATCAATTCTTAACCGGATTATTGGTACGCCAGTTCATGCTTTGTTTTCTGCCCCTTGGGGCTATGCTTTGGCGATGCATTTCAGCCACAACCGAAATTTGCTGTTTTTGGCTTGGCTAAATTCTGTGGTCTGTCATGCCATAGTCAATGTTTTATCTAATACGGGGCGTTATTCATGGCCATTACTTATTCTCAACTATGGCTTATTTCCATTTCTGTTGTGGATGTTTTGGCGAATGGAACAATTACTGCGAAGAGTGGAAGGTAAACGCCCCATAAATTTGATTTCTGGTAGAACAAGCCAACATCGTTACTGGCAAAGAGGTTTAGTGATATTTGCGCTGATGTTAGGTGGTAATGCAATTTTTGCCTTATTTCTCCTAGCTCAAAAGCTCAGTCCCCTGAGTTGGTCACAGCTTTTTTACCCTGATATCTTGTGGTATACAGTGACGAGGTTTGCAATTAATTTAATCTTTGCAACTATAGCCTGGTTAATTTATATTTATTTGCGACGTTCAGCCCAGCGACGTTATTTTTAA
- a CDS encoding class I SAM-dependent methyltransferase codes for MTAAVDNAPGLASRLVNGVLAIKPLANLAKHQARQMMIKRAEKMGVPWTKEVQQLQARDWTTDLAKVENPQISYPDYYLTSFHAYETGNMSWQAAFEVEPAAYAVHAKIWQGAEARGDCQLRQNYHDILKNQLPNPPQDILDIGCSVGMSTFALQALYPQAKITGLDLSPYFLAVAEYRSQQRQAKINWVHAPAEATGLPDAAFDLVSIFLVCHELPQAPTKQIFAEARRLLRPGGHLAIMDMNPKAEAFVKMPPYILTLLKSTEPYLDEYFNLDIEQALVAAGFQAPTISSNSPRHRTVIAQVRG; via the coding sequence ATGACTGCTGCTGTAGATAATGCTCCTGGTTTAGCTTCCCGCTTGGTCAATGGTGTATTGGCTATCAAGCCTTTAGCCAACTTAGCCAAGCATCAAGCCAGACAGATGATGATTAAACGTGCTGAGAAAATGGGTGTACCTTGGACAAAAGAAGTACAGCAACTTCAAGCACGTGATTGGACAACCGATTTAGCGAAAGTAGAAAATCCCCAGATTTCTTACCCTGACTATTACCTCACCTCATTCCATGCCTACGAAACTGGAAATATGAGCTGGCAAGCGGCGTTTGAGGTAGAACCTGCGGCCTATGCTGTTCACGCTAAAATTTGGCAAGGTGCAGAAGCTCGAGGCGATTGTCAACTGCGCCAAAATTACCACGATATTCTCAAAAACCAACTTCCCAACCCACCACAAGACATCTTAGATATCGGGTGTAGTGTGGGTATGAGTACCTTTGCCTTACAAGCGCTTTATCCCCAAGCTAAGATTACAGGTTTAGACTTATCTCCCTATTTCTTAGCAGTAGCGGAATATCGTTCACAGCAACGTCAAGCAAAAATTAACTGGGTTCATGCACCAGCCGAAGCCACCGGATTACCAGATGCTGCTTTTGATTTAGTTTCGATTTTTCTGGTTTGCCATGAATTACCCCAAGCGCCTACGAAGCAAATTTTTGCAGAGGCGCGGCGTTTACTACGTCCGGGTGGTCATTTGGCAATTATGGATATGAATCCCAAAGCAGAAGCTTTTGTGAAAATGCCACCTTACATTTTGACGCTGCTGAAAAGTACTGAACCTTATCTAGATGAATATTTCAACTTAGATATTGAACAAGCTTTAGTGGCAGCAGGTTTCCAGGCTCCAACAATCTCTAGCAATAGCCCTCGTCACCGCACTGTAATTGCTCAGGTACGTGGCTGA
- the mscL gene encoding large conductance mechanosensitive channel protein MscL, translating to MVRARRRTSGFLKDFQEFALKGNVVDLAIAVIIGGAFGKIVTSFVEDVVMPLINPLVAVAGKDWRTITVGPGIAIGKFLGSIVDFVIIALVLFVVIQALQKFKKKEEIAAEPPPADPNLVAQERLTGALDRLTQTLESRNPQF from the coding sequence ATGGTAAGAGCAAGAAGACGAACCAGCGGTTTTTTAAAGGATTTTCAAGAGTTTGCGCTCAAAGGCAATGTAGTTGATTTAGCGATCGCAGTTATCATTGGTGGAGCTTTTGGTAAAATCGTCACCTCATTTGTTGAGGATGTGGTGATGCCATTAATTAATCCTCTAGTTGCTGTGGCTGGTAAAGATTGGAGAACAATTACTGTTGGCCCAGGAATTGCGATTGGCAAGTTTCTCGGTTCAATAGTTGATTTTGTGATTATTGCTTTGGTTTTGTTTGTAGTAATTCAAGCTTTACAAAAATTCAAGAAAAAAGAAGAAATTGCTGCTGAACCTCCACCAGCAGACCCCAATCTTGTAGCTCAAGAAAGATTAACTGGAGCATTAGATCGGTTGACGCAGACTTTGGAATCTCGTAACCCTCAGTTTTGA
- a CDS encoding Uma2 family endonuclease → MSLAKELDATQDTQEDVIFPPGDLYSDEPPLETELHLEQIILLLKCLEWLWRDRTDFYAAGNLTIYYSWKKLKTESFRGPDFFVVLNTERKTRKSWVVWEEDGKYPNFILEILSESTANTDKELKKKIYQDTFRTPDYFWFDPYTLEFAGFHLVDGQYQPLEPNQQGHLWSQQLGLYLGIEQGLLRLFTPAGKLVPTPEETAEKLAAKLRELNIDPETI, encoded by the coding sequence ATGTCCCTCGCCAAAGAATTAGATGCTACTCAGGACACCCAAGAAGATGTTATTTTTCCGCCAGGTGACTTATATAGCGATGAGCCTCCTTTGGAAACAGAACTGCATCTAGAGCAAATAATTCTCCTACTTAAATGTCTTGAATGGTTGTGGCGAGACAGAACAGATTTCTACGCTGCTGGCAATCTTACTATTTATTACAGCTGGAAAAAACTGAAAACTGAGAGCTTCCGCGGCCCTGATTTTTTTGTTGTCCTCAATACCGAACGCAAAACCCGCAAAAGTTGGGTAGTGTGGGAAGAAGATGGTAAATATCCTAACTTCATTCTCGAAATTCTTTCGGAATCAACAGCGAATACAGACAAAGAATTAAAGAAAAAGATTTATCAAGATACCTTTCGCACCCCTGATTATTTTTGGTTTGATCCATACACACTAGAATTTGCAGGGTTTCATTTAGTAGATGGGCAATATCAACCTCTAGAACCAAATCAGCAAGGACATTTATGGAGCCAGCAGCTTGGTTTATATTTAGGGATTGAACAAGGACTATTAAGACTTTTTACCCCCGCAGGCAAGCTAGTACCAACCCCAGAAGAAACAGCAGAAAAATTAGCTGCTAAACTGCGAGAATTAAATATCGATCCAGAAACAATTTAA
- a CDS encoding DUF3352 domain-containing protein — protein MPESKSKFLIPTIGAAVVITGGIAAYMYFKGGPAGDSAGALGSAKVVPSTALMATYITTDPQAWAKLQQFGTPEAQQLVAKGLESFNQDLLKDTNISYENDIKPWVGGVMMAVLPPDPVKPAQFTPPAGAPNKPTKLQAEPKMLLVVGIKDKIGALNFGNKLKAQKGIKFQEIEYKGEKITEATDKGKPTYSVVLNNSQLLLSPEKPTIEQAIDTYKGQPSFATKEGASNILSKGVDVKNTLAQIYIPDYAGMIQQLAAANPQGTQLPPQTLKQLQQVKSMVAGVGVDDGGLRVKAIANLDSQLNKFQYQNTAAKIVGEFPAETFALISGQGISKTWTTLIEQSKDYPEFNQAVAQVRQQLKSVANLDLDKEVLGWMDGEFALGAIPANQGILASVGFGGAFLFDTSDRKTAEATLSKLDDLIKKQLVTVAQRTIDGKNVTEWQVPQQGALLSHGWLDQDTVFIAIGGPVGDAIATKKNQSLDSSDTFKAVTGTLQKPNGGYFYIDMDKTMTVVNRFAAAKPLPPEANAILTSIRGLGVTATSPDQSTSQVEMLLALKPKAAK, from the coding sequence ATGCCTGAAAGTAAATCAAAGTTTTTAATTCCTACTATTGGTGCAGCTGTAGTGATTACAGGGGGTATAGCTGCCTATATGTATTTTAAGGGAGGCCCTGCAGGCGATAGCGCAGGTGCTTTAGGCAGCGCCAAGGTAGTACCTTCTACAGCCTTAATGGCAACTTACATTACCACCGATCCCCAAGCTTGGGCGAAGTTACAGCAGTTTGGTACCCCCGAAGCACAACAACTAGTTGCCAAAGGTTTAGAGTCATTCAATCAAGATTTGTTAAAAGATACTAACATTTCTTATGAAAACGACATAAAACCTTGGGTGGGTGGTGTGATGATGGCTGTGCTACCACCCGATCCAGTCAAACCCGCCCAATTTACGCCTCCGGCTGGCGCACCCAATAAACCTACCAAGTTACAAGCAGAACCAAAGATGCTGCTGGTAGTGGGAATCAAAGACAAAATCGGCGCTTTAAATTTTGGTAATAAATTAAAAGCCCAAAAAGGTATTAAATTTCAAGAAATTGAATATAAAGGCGAAAAAATTACAGAAGCCACAGATAAAGGCAAACCAACCTATAGCGTAGTTTTAAATAATAGCCAATTACTTTTATCTCCCGAAAAACCAACAATTGAACAGGCAATTGATACCTATAAAGGACAACCTTCCTTTGCCACTAAAGAAGGTGCTAGCAATATTCTGAGCAAAGGTGTAGATGTCAAAAATACCCTGGCACAAATTTATATACCCGACTATGCGGGGATGATCCAACAGTTAGCAGCCGCTAATCCCCAAGGTACACAATTACCTCCCCAAACCCTCAAGCAGTTGCAGCAAGTAAAATCGATGGTGGCGGGTGTGGGTGTTGATGATGGAGGTTTGCGAGTCAAAGCGATCGCTAATTTAGATTCCCAACTCAACAAATTCCAATATCAAAATACTGCTGCCAAAATCGTAGGAGAATTTCCCGCCGAAACCTTTGCTTTAATTAGTGGACAAGGGATCAGCAAGACTTGGACAACTTTAATAGAACAATCCAAAGATTACCCTGAATTTAACCAAGCCGTGGCACAGGTACGCCAACAACTCAAATCAGTCGCCAACTTGGACTTAGATAAAGAAGTTCTCGGCTGGATGGATGGGGAATTTGCTTTGGGTGCGATTCCTGCTAATCAAGGTATTTTAGCTAGCGTGGGTTTTGGTGGAGCATTCTTATTTGATACTAGCGATCGCAAAACAGCCGAAGCTACTCTCAGCAAACTCGATGACTTGATCAAAAAGCAACTAGTCACAGTTGCTCAAAGAACTATCGATGGTAAAAACGTTACTGAATGGCAAGTACCACAACAAGGTGCTTTGTTATCTCATGGCTGGTTAGATCAAGATACCGTATTTATAGCTATAGGTGGCCCAGTTGGCGATGCGATCGCAACTAAGAAAAACCAATCTCTCGATAGTAGCGACACCTTTAAAGCTGTAACTGGTACCTTACAAAAACCCAATGGCGGCTACTTTTACATAGATATGGATAAAACCATGACTGTGGTGAATCGCTTCGCTGCAGCTAAACCCCTACCACCTGAAGCCAACGCCATTCTCACTTCTATTCGTGGTTTGGGTGTGACTGCTACCAGTCCAGATCAATCCACTAGTCAAGTAGAAATGTTATTGGCACTTAAACCGAAAGCTGCAAAATAG